A portion of the Bacteroides faecium genome contains these proteins:
- a CDS encoding DUF5114 domain-containing protein, whose amino-acid sequence MKKINTLLALLSALLLLGACEKDGDKFYLSSPVESDLIASTNAVILTEATAKLYALSLAWSDQTLQISDPRYQVTSGIQTTVQVSRSEDFSGSIIESTENGVSKSYTVAALNIIAYKLDAPAEEAAPLYFRLAGSNGSNIAPVYSNTVAVTVTPYPIDMHYASIINKSSGQDSGLDFYSANADGQYSGFLGAAAWEGIYVQEADGTTWHTAQSGGVGTPFLLTTDAAEGTWDMWFPGQSGCYFVNVNTTQKQWNALLMPELNVSGIDGISMQYNRADNQWKGVFTGTEGTNINIQLQGTGKFYNNTSVSGSDNAIDDTKAKDTPFAFGGTTGQLTFSTGEAATAGNITVSVPATGECTLIIDLNNPEQWTVSVEAGAAEPEPEAAPYIYFPGIGPAVNGAWAYDHKIAIYNEDELKYAGVVNVDSEWGDYAISTTDYWDESQLYTLVSDDATSTAENGVLFQGNGKNIPAPVDGLYLFEVSLKEPMSYKSNAVNNVYCYLGIDGEGLVALQAGETAGTYTGSITLGQDSQWGLKFVINDWTGSYGGYDGTLYYGANDGIKPVEAGTYNVTVDLINGTYTINNQ is encoded by the coding sequence ATGAAAAAAATAAATACCCTGTTGGCTTTACTTTCCGCACTCCTGTTATTAGGAGCGTGTGAGAAAGACGGAGACAAATTCTATCTCTCCAGTCCGGTGGAAAGTGACTTGATTGCTTCTACCAATGCCGTTATACTGACGGAAGCTACCGCAAAACTCTATGCATTGTCCCTTGCCTGGAGCGACCAGACATTGCAAATCAGCGACCCGAGGTATCAAGTGACCAGCGGTATTCAAACTACCGTACAAGTATCCCGGTCTGAAGATTTTTCAGGCAGCATTATCGAGTCTACGGAAAACGGAGTTTCCAAAAGTTACACAGTCGCTGCCCTGAATATCATTGCTTACAAACTGGATGCACCGGCAGAAGAAGCCGCCCCTCTCTATTTCCGACTGGCAGGAAGCAATGGTAGTAACATCGCTCCTGTATATAGCAATACAGTGGCAGTCACAGTAACTCCTTATCCTATTGACATGCATTACGCCAGCATTATCAACAAGAGTAGTGGTCAAGATTCCGGTCTGGACTTCTATTCAGCAAATGCTGACGGACAGTACAGCGGATTCCTCGGAGCGGCAGCCTGGGAAGGCATCTACGTACAGGAAGCTGACGGAACGACCTGGCATACAGCCCAATCCGGCGGAGTAGGAACTCCATTCTTGCTGACAACAGACGCAGCAGAAGGAACATGGGATATGTGGTTCCCCGGTCAGTCGGGATGTTATTTCGTGAATGTAAATACGACTCAGAAGCAATGGAACGCCTTGTTGATGCCCGAACTGAATGTAAGCGGCATAGATGGTATCAGCATGCAATACAACCGTGCGGACAACCAATGGAAAGGTGTATTTACGGGTACGGAAGGTACGAATATCAACATTCAGCTTCAAGGAACAGGCAAGTTCTACAACAATACCAGTGTCAGCGGTTCCGATAATGCCATTGACGATACAAAAGCCAAAGACACTCCATTTGCTTTTGGTGGAACTACCGGGCAACTGACATTCAGCACTGGAGAAGCTGCAACAGCAGGAAATATAACGGTCAGTGTTCCGGCTACGGGAGAATGTACGCTGATTATCGACCTCAATAATCCGGAGCAATGGACGGTTAGCGTGGAAGCCGGAGCAGCAGAACCGGAACCGGAAGCGGCACCATACATCTACTTCCCCGGCATCGGGCCTGCCGTCAACGGCGCTTGGGCTTATGACCACAAAATTGCAATCTATAACGAAGACGAACTCAAGTATGCAGGGGTTGTTAATGTAGACTCTGAATGGGGAGATTATGCAATAAGTACTACAGACTACTGGGATGAGAGTCAACTGTACACCCTGGTCAGTGACGATGCGACAAGTACAGCCGAGAACGGAGTGCTTTTCCAAGGAAACGGAAAAAACATACCGGCTCCGGTGGACGGATTATATCTATTTGAAGTGTCATTAAAAGAACCTATGAGTTACAAGAGTAATGCAGTCAACAATGTATATTGTTATCTCGGTATAGACGGTGAAGGTTTGGTCGCTCTACAAGCCGGCGAAACAGCAGGAACATATACCGGAAGCATTACATTGGGACAGGACAGCCAATGGGGACTCAAATTTGTGATAAATGATTGGACAGGCTCTTACGGTGGCTATGACGGAACGCTGTACTATGGTGCCAATGACGGAATCAAACCGGTAGAGGCAGGCACATACAATGTTACAGTCGACCTGATAAACGGAACTTACACCATTAACAATCAATAA
- a CDS encoding RagB/SusD family nutrient uptake outer membrane protein: MKKILYTAFYFCSALLLSSCIGDLDQYPHEDETSSTIYTSADNYKAVLGKIYAAMVTTGQEKSGDPDLSSNSGQDYMRCFFNLQECGTDEVASTWLSGDNVTGLTYLSWDANDPWVSDMYYRIYYNIALCNEFLRNTTDETIARFTEQEQTEIRHYRAEARFMRALFYYHAMDLFRNIPFVTENDPTVGYLPPRYTAAQVFSYIESELTSITGDMLDKADCPYGRASQGAAYTLLAKLYLNAEVYINTPKYTECISACKEVIKQGYSLEDDYSKLFNADNDKRTANEIIFTLPVDATHTVSWGSSTYIVCGAVSNTSDLQKPEDYGVKSGWGMFRVRGEIPSLFTGEEDKRAMFFTDGQTLNLDKIDDQSNGYFVEKWTNLTDAGETASNTADGGVNTDYPLFRLADVYLMMAEAFVRGGSGTTSTEVAGYINQIQERAYGDDSNNKEEGQITLSFILDERARELYWEGHRRTDLIRYGVFTTNGYLWQWKGGVKEGTAVNSRYNIYPIPTTELTANPNLYNENY, encoded by the coding sequence ATGAAAAAGATATTATATACAGCCTTCTATTTTTGCAGCGCATTGCTATTGAGTTCCTGTATAGGCGACTTAGACCAATATCCGCATGAAGACGAAACATCTTCTACGATTTATACAAGCGCCGATAATTATAAAGCCGTTTTAGGCAAAATATACGCTGCCATGGTGACCACAGGTCAGGAAAAAAGCGGTGACCCGGATTTGAGCAGTAACAGTGGACAGGATTATATGCGTTGCTTCTTCAATCTACAGGAATGTGGAACAGACGAAGTAGCTTCTACCTGGCTGTCGGGCGATAACGTTACCGGTCTGACTTACTTGAGTTGGGATGCCAACGACCCTTGGGTATCAGATATGTACTACCGTATTTATTACAACATTGCATTGTGCAACGAATTTCTCCGCAATACTACGGATGAAACAATTGCCCGGTTCACAGAGCAGGAACAGACTGAAATCCGCCATTACCGTGCCGAAGCCCGTTTCATGCGTGCCTTGTTCTACTATCATGCAATGGATTTGTTCCGCAATATCCCGTTTGTAACAGAGAATGACCCGACTGTCGGCTATCTGCCCCCGCGCTATACGGCTGCACAGGTTTTCAGCTATATTGAATCGGAACTGACAAGCATCACCGGTGATATGCTCGACAAAGCCGACTGTCCTTACGGACGGGCTTCCCAAGGAGCTGCTTACACCTTATTAGCTAAACTGTATCTGAATGCGGAAGTTTACATCAATACACCGAAATATACCGAATGCATCAGCGCTTGCAAAGAAGTCATCAAACAGGGATACTCGCTGGAAGATGATTATAGCAAGTTATTCAACGCTGATAATGATAAACGTACTGCTAACGAAATTATCTTTACCTTACCGGTAGACGCTACGCATACCGTATCATGGGGTTCTTCCACTTACATTGTCTGTGGTGCGGTAAGTAATACTTCGGACTTGCAGAAACCGGAAGATTACGGAGTGAAAAGCGGTTGGGGCATGTTCCGTGTACGTGGAGAAATCCCTTCCCTGTTCACGGGAGAAGAAGATAAACGAGCTATGTTCTTCACCGACGGGCAAACGCTGAACCTGGATAAGATAGATGACCAGAGTAACGGTTACTTTGTAGAGAAATGGACTAATCTGACTGACGCAGGAGAAACAGCTTCGAATACGGCAGACGGTGGCGTCAATACGGACTATCCTCTTTTCCGCCTGGCAGATGTGTATCTGATGATGGCAGAAGCCTTTGTACGGGGTGGAAGCGGGACAACATCAACAGAAGTTGCAGGTTATATCAACCAAATCCAGGAAAGGGCTTATGGTGACGACAGCAATAATAAAGAGGAAGGTCAAATCACCCTGTCATTTATTTTGGACGAACGCGCCCGCGAGCTTTACTGGGAAGGACATCGCCGTACAGACTTAATCCGCTACGGAGTATTCACCACCAATGGCTACCTATGGCAATGGAAAGGCGGCGTAAAAGAGGGAACAGCGGTAAACAGCCGGTACAACATTTACCCGATACCGACTACCGAGTTGACCGCCAACCCGAATCTATACAATGAAAACTATTAA
- a CDS encoding SusC/RagA family TonB-linked outer membrane protein translates to MNSNILNLRHLTVLLMLCTAFLGGTIPAFAQQAGKKITGQVIDENKEPMIGVSILIVGTSTGTVTDFDGNYTLNVPQGNKELQFSYVGYETKVVALPASGSVLNVQMKSDSQVLSDVVVIGYGTQRKSDLTGSVTNVSSKDFNMGLVSSPEQLINGKISGVQIMSNSGSPTAGSTIRVRGGASLNASNDPLIVLDGVPLEQGGISGNDGNFLSLINPNDIESMTILKDASSTAIYGSRASNGVILITTKKGTSDKLQITFSTTNSIQTRTKLADMLSYDQFVNTIRTQGTSAQQALLGTARTDWNDEIYQNAFGTDNNLSISGKIARNWPFRVSVGYYNQSGLLRTDNAERYTGSIMLTPSFFKDHLKLNINAKGSINNNTFGNTSAIWAATTMNPTIPVYSGLDTFGGYTEATDNTGAPVNGAVMNPVGLIKMNDSQSNVRRFIGNVDADYRVHFFPDLKLHATLGYDYAQGKGSVYVPAEAAQNYNTSGLDYSYGPEKKENRLLTLYANYNKLVESINSSFDMTAGYDYQYWKSTTPLYSEMNTLGEIQKTSKAKDERHVLLSYYGRLNYSFNSRYMLTTTVRRDATSRFAKNVRWGTFPSVALGWRVMEESFLKENKVLSNLKIRASYGVTGQQDGIGNYNYLPIYTQSQNGAEASMGNGYIHTYRPSSYVPDLKWETTTSWNVGFDFGFLKDRITGSFDYYTRQTKDLIATVPAAAGTTFDRNITTNVGNVDSQGIEFSINATPVQTKDWNWDVSFNMTWQKMKVKNLSLVAGAAATNTSVGPTIDSYQVQTLTEGYAPYMFYVYHQLYDEKTGKPVEGAYVDLNGDGEINTEDLYRYHSPAPDYILGFSTSLRWKKWTLNTSLRANIGNYVYNAMAMNAGAWETVSYNSYQLNNLSTSYLETGFKSRQYLSDYYIENASFLKMDNLSLNYNFGKICKGCSLNVSAMVQNVFCITKYSGVDPEVPDGVDNSFYPRPRTFSLNVGFNF, encoded by the coding sequence ATGAACAGTAACATCTTAAATCTACGCCATCTGACTGTACTACTAATGTTGTGTACAGCCTTTTTAGGGGGCACGATTCCTGCCTTTGCCCAACAGGCAGGAAAGAAAATCACCGGACAAGTGATTGATGAGAACAAAGAACCGATGATTGGAGTAAGTATCCTTATCGTGGGCACTTCCACCGGTACGGTTACCGACTTTGACGGTAACTACACATTGAACGTACCGCAAGGCAACAAAGAGTTGCAATTCTCTTACGTAGGATACGAAACAAAAGTCGTAGCCCTTCCTGCAAGCGGCTCTGTATTGAACGTACAGATGAAAAGCGATTCACAGGTATTAAGTGACGTAGTCGTTATCGGATATGGTACGCAACGCAAGAGTGACCTGACCGGTTCGGTTACAAACGTCAGCAGCAAAGATTTCAATATGGGACTGGTCAGCTCTCCCGAGCAACTGATTAACGGTAAAATCTCCGGTGTGCAGATTATGTCCAACAGCGGTTCGCCCACGGCGGGAAGTACGATTCGCGTACGCGGCGGTGCGTCACTGAATGCCAGCAACGACCCGCTGATTGTATTGGACGGTGTTCCTTTGGAACAGGGCGGTATCAGCGGCAACGACGGAAACTTCCTGAGCCTCATCAACCCGAACGACATTGAAAGCATGACTATTCTGAAAGATGCTTCTTCCACCGCTATCTACGGCTCGCGTGCATCCAACGGGGTAATCCTCATCACTACCAAGAAAGGGACTTCGGACAAACTGCAAATCACATTCAGCACTACCAACTCCATTCAGACACGTACCAAACTGGCGGATATGTTGAGCTACGACCAGTTTGTCAACACGATTCGGACACAAGGAACTTCTGCGCAGCAAGCTCTCTTGGGGACAGCCCGCACGGATTGGAACGATGAGATTTATCAAAATGCTTTCGGTACGGACAACAATCTGAGCATCTCCGGAAAGATTGCCAGGAACTGGCCGTTCCGTGTGTCGGTAGGTTATTATAACCAAAGCGGTCTGCTACGCACAGACAATGCGGAACGCTATACGGGAAGCATTATGCTGACTCCTTCTTTCTTCAAAGACCACCTGAAGTTGAACATCAACGCCAAAGGTTCTATCAATAACAACACATTCGGAAACACATCCGCTATTTGGGCTGCCACTACCATGAACCCGACCATCCCTGTTTATTCAGGACTGGATACCTTCGGCGGATATACGGAAGCGACGGACAACACGGGCGCTCCTGTCAACGGAGCCGTGATGAATCCCGTAGGACTTATCAAGATGAATGATTCTCAAAGTAACGTAAGACGTTTTATCGGAAATGTCGACGCGGATTACCGTGTTCATTTCTTCCCCGACCTGAAACTGCACGCTACGCTGGGTTATGACTATGCGCAAGGTAAAGGCAGCGTATATGTCCCGGCAGAAGCGGCACAGAACTACAATACTTCCGGTCTGGATTACAGCTACGGACCTGAAAAGAAAGAGAACCGCCTGCTCACCCTATACGCCAATTACAACAAACTCGTCGAATCTATCAATAGCAGTTTTGACATGACAGCCGGTTATGACTATCAGTACTGGAAATCGACCACTCCGCTTTATAGCGAAATGAATACATTGGGAGAAATACAAAAGACATCCAAAGCGAAGGACGAACGCCACGTATTACTCTCCTACTACGGTCGTCTGAATTATTCATTCAACTCACGCTATATGCTGACTACTACCGTACGCCGGGACGCTACTTCACGCTTTGCCAAGAATGTGCGTTGGGGTACTTTCCCTTCGGTAGCTTTGGGTTGGAGAGTGATGGAAGAGTCTTTCCTGAAAGAGAATAAGGTATTGAGCAACCTGAAAATCCGTGCCAGCTACGGTGTGACCGGACAGCAGGACGGCATCGGCAACTACAATTACCTGCCTATCTACACTCAGAGCCAGAATGGCGCGGAAGCCAGTATGGGAAACGGATACATTCATACCTATCGTCCCAGTTCGTACGTGCCCGATTTGAAATGGGAAACGACTACTTCCTGGAATGTCGGATTCGACTTCGGGTTTCTGAAAGACCGGATTACGGGTAGCTTCGACTACTACACCCGCCAGACAAAGGACTTGATTGCCACGGTTCCCGCTGCTGCCGGAACGACTTTCGACCGTAATATCACTACGAACGTAGGAAATGTGGACAGCCAGGGTATCGAATTCAGTATAAACGCAACACCTGTTCAGACAAAAGACTGGAACTGGGATGTCAGTTTCAATATGACATGGCAGAAGATGAAAGTAAAGAACCTGTCGCTCGTTGCCGGTGCTGCCGCCACAAATACTTCAGTCGGCCCAACCATCGACAGCTATCAAGTGCAGACATTGACCGAAGGATACGCTCCTTATATGTTCTACGTGTATCACCAACTCTATGACGAAAAGACCGGGAAGCCCGTAGAAGGCGCTTACGTCGACCTTAATGGAGACGGGGAAATCAACACGGAAGACTTATACCGTTACCACTCTCCCGCTCCCGACTATATCCTCGGTTTCAGCACTTCCCTTCGCTGGAAGAAATGGACATTAAACACCAGTCTGCGTGCCAATATTGGTAACTACGTCTACAATGCCATGGCAATGAATGCCGGAGCTTGGGAAACAGTGAGCTACAACTCTTATCAGTTGAACAACCTGTCGACCAGTTATCTGGAAACCGGATTCAAGTCCCGCCAATACTTGTCCGATTATTATATAGAGAATGCTTCTTTCCTGAAAATGGATAACTTGTCACTGAACTACAACTTCGGGAAAATTTGCAAGGGATGCAGCCTGAATGTCAGTGCAATGGTTCAGAATGTATTCTGCATCACGAAGTACAGCGGCGTAGACCCGGAAGTGCCCGACGGAGTGGATAATTCCTTCTACCCTCGTCCACGTACATTCTCACTTAATGTAGGTTTCAACTTCTAA